The Luteimonas sp. YGD11-2 genome has a window encoding:
- the trpC gene encoding indole-3-glycerol phosphate synthase TrpC, which yields MTDILERILQRKREEVAERRRVRPLDELRERVPHAPAPRGFARAIERAISAGRPAVIAEVKKASPSKGVIREDFRPDDIARSYAAAGAACLSVLTDRDFFQGADEYLVAARASCELPVLRKDFVVDPYQIHEARVLGADCVLLIVAALDDAALQSLSALAQSLGMDVLVEAHDGDELTRALQLPAHAGRPPLIGINNRSLRSFEVSLETTLSLRDRVTGGRRLVTESGVHTRADVERLRAADIHAFLVGEAFMREADPGEALRRLFFAEAAA from the coding sequence ATGACCGACATCCTCGAACGCATCCTCCAACGCAAGCGCGAGGAGGTCGCCGAACGCCGGCGTGTCCGCCCGCTGGACGAACTGCGCGAGCGGGTGCCGCACGCACCGGCACCGCGCGGCTTCGCCCGTGCCATCGAGCGGGCCATCTCCGCCGGGCGGCCGGCGGTGATTGCCGAGGTCAAGAAGGCGAGCCCGTCGAAGGGCGTCATCCGCGAGGACTTCCGCCCCGACGACATCGCGCGCAGCTACGCCGCCGCCGGTGCTGCCTGCCTGTCGGTGCTCACCGACCGCGACTTCTTCCAGGGCGCCGATGAATACCTGGTCGCCGCACGTGCCAGCTGCGAGCTGCCGGTGCTGCGCAAGGACTTCGTCGTCGACCCGTACCAGATCCACGAGGCGCGCGTGCTGGGCGCCGACTGCGTGCTGCTGATCGTCGCCGCGCTCGACGATGCGGCGCTGCAGTCACTGTCGGCGCTGGCGCAGTCGCTGGGCATGGACGTGCTGGTCGAGGCCCACGATGGCGACGAGCTCACGCGTGCATTGCAACTGCCGGCGCATGCCGGCCGGCCGCCGCTGATCGGCATCAACAACCGCAGCCTGCGCAGCTTCGAGGTCTCGCTGGAGACCACGCTGTCGCTGCGCGACCGCGTCACCGGTGGGCGGCGGCTGGTGACCGAGAGCGGCGTCCACACGCGCGCCGATGTCGAACGCCTGCGTGCGGCCGACATCCACGCGTTCCTGGTCGGCGAGGCGTTCATGCGCGAAGCCGATCCGGGCGAGGCGCTGCGGCGGCTGTTCTTCGCGGAGGCCGCGGCATGA
- a CDS encoding GNAT family N-acetyltransferase, giving the protein MITAGHGVLTDADLRSASLVDADDVAALLSEMGYPCDVDDAARRISAIVDNDRQALVVARCDGVVCGLLALDFMYYLPLGTTTCRITALVVRNDAQGRGLGRRLLKEAERRARFGGAARLEITSGSQRSDAHAFYKACGYSDGTLRFIKHLGDA; this is encoded by the coding sequence ATGATCACGGCCGGCCACGGCGTGCTGACGGATGCCGACCTGCGCAGCGCGTCGCTGGTCGACGCCGACGATGTCGCCGCGCTGCTGTCGGAGATGGGCTATCCCTGCGATGTCGACGACGCCGCACGCCGGATCAGCGCCATCGTCGACAACGACCGTCAGGCACTGGTGGTGGCGCGCTGCGATGGCGTGGTCTGCGGCCTGCTGGCGCTGGACTTCATGTACTACCTGCCGCTGGGCACCACCACCTGCCGCATCACCGCGCTGGTGGTGCGCAACGACGCCCAGGGGCGCGGTCTCGGCCGCAGGCTGCTGAAGGAAGCCGAACGCCGCGCGCGCTTCGGCGGCGCGGCACGGCTGGAGATCACCAGCGGCTCGCAGCGCAGCGATGCCCACGCCTTCTACAAGGCCTGCGGCTACAGCGACGGCACCCTGCGCTTCATCAAGCACCTCGGCGACGCCTGA
- a CDS encoding sulfite exporter TauE/SafE family protein has protein sequence MELTDAFWWFVLIGLGAQLIDGALGMAFGLVASSILLGMGLPPAAVSASVHTAEIFTTGASGVSHMAFGNVDRRLFLRLALPGMVGGVIGAWLLTRLPGDAMRPFVYAYLLVLAVLILVRAAGRARPPREVKRVPLLGFVAGLLDASGGGGWGPMATSTLLARGGLARTTIGTVNASEFLVTLAISLTFFLSMGLEHLETVLGLLVGGMVAAPLSAVLVRHVRERWVLGAVGVLVAAISGYNIVRAGLTMF, from the coding sequence ATGGAACTGACCGACGCGTTCTGGTGGTTCGTGCTGATCGGGCTCGGCGCCCAGCTCATCGATGGTGCGCTGGGCATGGCGTTCGGGCTGGTGGCGTCGTCGATCCTGCTGGGCATGGGCCTGCCGCCCGCGGCAGTGAGCGCGAGCGTGCATACCGCCGAGATCTTCACCACCGGCGCGTCCGGCGTGTCGCACATGGCCTTCGGCAATGTCGACCGGCGGCTGTTCCTGCGGCTTGCGCTGCCCGGCATGGTCGGTGGCGTGATCGGCGCATGGCTGCTGACGCGCCTGCCCGGGGATGCGATGCGGCCGTTCGTCTACGCCTACCTGCTGGTGCTGGCGGTGCTGATCCTAGTGCGTGCGGCGGGCCGTGCGCGGCCGCCGCGCGAGGTGAAGCGGGTCCCGCTGCTGGGCTTCGTGGCCGGCCTGCTGGATGCCAGCGGCGGTGGCGGCTGGGGGCCGATGGCGACCTCCACCCTGCTCGCCCGCGGCGGGCTTGCGCGCACCACCATCGGCACCGTCAACGCATCGGAATTCCTGGTCACCCTGGCCATCTCGCTGACGTTCTTCCTGTCGATGGGCCTGGAGCATCTGGAGACCGTGCTCGGCCTGCTGGTCGGCGGCATGGTCGCGGCGCCGCTGTCGGCGGTGCTGGTCAGGCACGTGCGCGAGCGCTGGGTGCTGGGCGCGGTGGGCGTGCTGGTCGCCGCGATCAGCGGCTACAACATCGTGCGCGCGGGACTGACGATGTTCTGA
- a CDS encoding haloacid dehalogenase-like hydrolase, with amino-acid sequence MNAPLPFPIEREGAPTIVFDFDHTLYDGDSGSHLFAWLIRRSAWRMALALLATPVLGPMIAFLPTRRRGISGFVWIGTVGLHRPRTLELLIDRYVAQHTEELRSRLLPVALDVLHGHRMAGDRVVVATGAPPELARAILGFVAHETVPVIGSLTGPRAGAILVTRHCHAEEKMRMLREAGYDGVDIAYSDSTADMPLLRAARAPVVVNPKHGAIELFRRVLPPGTPILNWGCAGRGGEPVAS; translated from the coding sequence ATGAACGCGCCGTTGCCGTTTCCGATCGAGCGCGAGGGCGCGCCGACCATCGTGTTCGACTTCGACCACACGCTCTACGACGGCGACTCCGGCAGCCACCTGTTCGCCTGGCTGATCAGGCGCAGCGCGTGGCGGATGGCGCTGGCGCTGCTGGCCACGCCGGTGCTGGGCCCGATGATCGCGTTCCTGCCCACGCGCCGGCGTGGCATCTCAGGGTTCGTCTGGATCGGCACCGTCGGCCTGCACCGGCCGCGCACGCTCGAGCTGCTGATCGACCGCTACGTGGCGCAGCACACCGAGGAACTGCGCAGCCGCCTGTTGCCGGTCGCCCTGGACGTGCTGCACGGCCACCGCATGGCCGGCGACCGCGTGGTGGTCGCCACCGGCGCGCCGCCGGAACTGGCCCGCGCGATCCTCGGCTTCGTCGCCCATGAAACGGTGCCGGTGATCGGCAGCCTGACCGGGCCGCGTGCCGGGGCCATCCTCGTTACCCGCCACTGCCATGCCGAGGAGAAGATGCGGATGCTGCGCGAGGCCGGCTACGACGGCGTCGACATCGCCTATTCCGACAGCACCGCCGACATGCCACTGCTGCGCGCCGCGCGTGCGCCGGTGGTGGTCAACCCCAAGCACGGCGCGATCGAGCTGTTCCGGCGCGTGCTGCCGCCAGGCACGCCGATCCTCAACTGGGGTTGCGCGGGCCGCGGCGGGGAGCCGGTGGCGTCCTGA